From a region of the Paenarthrobacter aurescens TC1 genome:
- a CDS encoding hypothetical protein (identified by Glimmer2; putative), translating into MLAPFLNIPVSMILAAGTVFHLTKALQGSSWVTRLNCVLQALMALGMLNMVWHNVNLPLLPQLLLFGTASFWFLLQAVSRREFALGCHGRAGRLSCLYHTAMLAAMVFMLALPHAAGPSERTTLPGHAGGHASHTGGVLTVDAPFAPPLSALWTQPATQVLAFLFAAAVLVWLLPVDRVMDRLAVRAPGTARTSMHLPIILERSFEAGSALTMSLMFAASSLQT; encoded by the coding sequence ATGCTGGCGCCATTCCTCAACATCCCGGTCAGTATGATCCTCGCGGCCGGCACAGTCTTTCACCTGACCAAGGCACTTCAGGGCAGTTCATGGGTCACCCGATTGAACTGCGTTCTTCAGGCCCTCATGGCTCTTGGGATGCTGAACATGGTTTGGCACAACGTCAACTTGCCGCTTCTACCCCAGCTGCTGCTGTTCGGCACGGCTTCCTTTTGGTTTCTCCTGCAGGCCGTATCGCGGCGCGAATTTGCTCTCGGATGCCACGGCCGTGCCGGACGGCTGAGTTGCCTTTACCATACGGCCATGCTCGCCGCGATGGTCTTTATGCTCGCACTTCCCCACGCGGCCGGCCCCTCTGAACGCACAACTCTGCCTGGTCACGCTGGTGGGCATGCTTCGCATACTGGCGGCGTGCTGACCGTCGATGCCCCCTTTGCTCCTCCCCTCAGCGCGCTGTGGACCCAGCCGGCAACTCAAGTCCTGGCTTTCCTCTTTGCCGCTGCCGTCCTTGTATGGCTGCTGCCAGTGGACCGTGTCATGGACAGGCTGGCCGTAAGGGCACCCGGCACGGCGAGGACGTCCATGCACCTCCCCATCATTCTTGAAAGATCCTTTGAAGCCGGCTCCGCGCTCACGATGTCGCTAATGTTCGCCGCCTCGAGCCTGCAGACCTGA
- a CDS encoding putative ethanolamine permease (identified by match to protein family HMM PF00324; match to protein family HMM TIGR00908) translates to MSKEPQAAPPMQPATRHATRGVEYQNVSDDYMKNRQLRRGTAGPVLLVGLGVGYVIAGQYAGWNFGLAQAGWGGLVIATALMAIMYTTMCFALAEMSSIIPTAGGGYGFARRAMGPWGGFLTGTAILLEFVLAPAAVVTFIGAYLESLLGISGPLVYFVFYTAFIGLHLYGVKQVLKLMFAIAVVAVIGLIAWTIGMLPYFDATNLLNIEPTDAFGASAFLPFGIVGIWAALPYAMWFFLAVEGVPLAAEEARNPVLDVPKGLIGGVVILTVLAAALLLLGPGGAGSAALQDSGNPLIDALESPLIGNGATALSWFVNVIGLVGLVSSFFAITFAYSRQTFALSRAGYLPRVLSLTNGRKVPFLALIVPGIIGFVLSMTGSGDLLILISVFGATISYILMMLSHIILRVREPKLNRPYRTPGGIFTSATALILAVAALTAGFIVDPSVILYAAAAYAVMIAYFAFYSRHRLVAQAPEEEFAAIEQAEAELDSKA, encoded by the coding sequence ATGTCAAAAGAACCACAGGCGGCACCCCCGATGCAGCCCGCAACCAGGCATGCAACTCGTGGAGTCGAGTACCAGAACGTTAGCGATGACTACATGAAAAACCGGCAGCTGCGCCGGGGCACCGCAGGTCCCGTGCTGCTGGTCGGACTCGGTGTCGGCTATGTTATCGCTGGTCAGTACGCAGGGTGGAACTTCGGCCTGGCCCAGGCCGGCTGGGGCGGCCTCGTGATCGCCACGGCACTGATGGCAATCATGTACACCACCATGTGTTTTGCACTGGCGGAAATGTCCTCCATTATTCCTACAGCCGGCGGAGGCTACGGTTTTGCCCGGCGCGCCATGGGTCCTTGGGGAGGATTCCTCACCGGTACTGCTATTTTGCTGGAATTTGTGCTCGCTCCCGCAGCAGTCGTCACTTTTATCGGCGCCTATCTGGAATCGCTGCTTGGCATCAGCGGCCCACTTGTCTACTTTGTCTTCTACACCGCTTTTATCGGACTCCACCTGTACGGCGTCAAGCAAGTACTAAAACTTATGTTTGCCATCGCGGTTGTCGCTGTAATTGGCTTGATTGCATGGACCATTGGGATGCTTCCGTATTTCGACGCAACTAACCTCCTCAACATTGAGCCCACAGATGCTTTCGGTGCCAGCGCCTTCCTGCCGTTCGGCATCGTAGGAATCTGGGCAGCCTTGCCGTACGCGATGTGGTTCTTCCTGGCAGTTGAGGGAGTACCCTTGGCTGCAGAAGAAGCCCGTAACCCGGTACTCGATGTTCCGAAGGGGCTCATCGGGGGAGTGGTAATCCTGACCGTCCTGGCTGCAGCGCTCCTCCTGCTGGGACCAGGCGGCGCCGGTTCGGCTGCTCTCCAGGATTCCGGCAACCCGCTCATTGATGCTCTTGAATCACCCCTGATTGGTAATGGAGCCACGGCTCTGAGCTGGTTCGTCAATGTCATCGGGCTTGTAGGGCTGGTATCTAGCTTCTTTGCCATCACCTTCGCCTACTCCAGGCAGACGTTCGCGCTATCCCGGGCAGGTTACCTTCCGCGGGTACTGTCGCTGACAAATGGCCGGAAGGTTCCCTTCCTTGCGCTGATCGTCCCGGGAATCATCGGCTTTGTGCTCTCCATGACGGGGTCCGGTGACCTGCTGATACTCATCTCCGTCTTCGGCGCCACTATCTCCTACATCCTGATGATGCTTTCACACATCATTCTTCGGGTTCGGGAACCCAAGCTGAACCGGCCCTACCGCACACCTGGCGGAATCTTCACCTCTGCCACCGCGCTCATCCTCGCCGTAGCTGCCCTTACCGCAGGATTCATCGTAGACCCGTCCGTGATTCTCTATGCAGCAGCAGCCTACGCGGTCATGATTGCCTACTTCGCCTTCTACAGTCGCCACCGACTGGTTGCACAGGCACCAGAGGAAGAATTCGCCGCAATCGAGCAAGCCGAGGCTGAACTCGACTCCAAAGCCTGA
- a CDS encoding amine oxidase (copper-containing) (identified by match to protein family HMM PF01179; match to protein family HMM PF02727; match to protein family HMM PF02728), with the protein MTLNSEAQTFVGTAHPLDPLSRDEISQAVSVLREGPAAADTFRFVSVELREPAKEALRSGVVSGREADSVLINRATGLAYEAVVDLDSNIVTRWTELDNGAQPPIMLDEFEECEINCKKDPRVVKVLAARGMTDLDLVCIEPWSAGYFGTDAEGRRLMRCLVFTRLDPNDNPYAHPAENLVVIYDLNSGEVVEIEDNGFVEVPKATGNYLPEHVGPARTDIKPIEISQPEGPSFKVTGNHVQWANWSFRVGFTPREGLVLHQMKFRDKGEDRSVINRASLVEMVVPYGDPSPVQSKKNAFDAGEYNIGVMANSLKLGCDCLGEIQYFDGIVSDSHGNPMTIKNAVCMHEEDDSIMWKHFDFRNNSAEVRRSRKLVISFIATVANYEYGFYWHLYLDGTIEFLVKATGILSTAGQKAGEKNKYGQTLNNDGLYAPIHQHIFNVRMDFELDGPQNAVYEVDTEIPADNPTLSGFYTVDRLLGTEQEAIRKADSSKHRFWKIVNHDSRNLVDEPVAYRLMPTDAITLAAHNDSFVSQRAQFARNNLWVTAYDRTERFPAGEYPNQSIGGDGLPAWTAANRDITDQDLVVWYTFGMHHVVRLEDWPVMPRQHVGFILQPHGFFDQNPTLDLPRPAAPANNSPHCCSTD; encoded by the coding sequence ATGACCCTCAACAGTGAAGCCCAGACATTCGTCGGGACGGCCCATCCGTTGGATCCGCTTTCCCGGGATGAAATATCCCAGGCGGTGTCCGTCCTGAGGGAAGGCCCCGCTGCTGCGGACACGTTCCGATTTGTCAGCGTTGAGCTCCGCGAGCCGGCTAAGGAAGCACTTCGCAGCGGAGTTGTCTCTGGCCGGGAAGCGGACTCTGTCCTCATCAACCGGGCAACGGGCCTGGCCTATGAGGCTGTGGTTGACCTTGATTCAAACATCGTCACCCGATGGACCGAACTCGACAACGGCGCGCAGCCCCCGATCATGCTGGATGAATTCGAAGAGTGCGAGATCAACTGCAAAAAAGACCCCCGCGTTGTGAAGGTCCTTGCCGCCCGTGGCATGACCGACCTTGACCTCGTTTGTATTGAGCCCTGGTCTGCAGGATACTTCGGCACCGACGCCGAAGGCCGGCGCTTGATGCGCTGCCTCGTCTTCACGAGGCTCGACCCGAACGACAACCCCTATGCGCATCCCGCTGAGAACCTCGTCGTCATCTACGACCTCAATTCCGGAGAAGTTGTGGAAATTGAAGACAACGGCTTCGTCGAGGTGCCCAAGGCCACCGGCAACTATCTTCCCGAGCACGTCGGGCCTGCCCGCACCGACATCAAGCCGATCGAGATATCCCAGCCGGAGGGCCCCTCATTCAAAGTGACCGGAAACCACGTCCAGTGGGCCAACTGGTCTTTCCGAGTGGGCTTCACCCCGCGAGAAGGGCTCGTGCTTCACCAGATGAAGTTCCGGGACAAGGGCGAAGACCGCTCCGTCATCAACAGGGCGTCCCTTGTTGAAATGGTGGTGCCCTACGGTGACCCTTCGCCGGTGCAGTCAAAGAAGAACGCGTTTGACGCCGGGGAATACAACATCGGCGTTATGGCTAACTCGCTGAAGCTTGGCTGCGACTGCCTCGGCGAAATCCAATACTTCGACGGCATCGTATCCGACAGCCACGGAAACCCCATGACAATCAAGAACGCTGTCTGTATGCACGAAGAAGACGACAGCATTATGTGGAAGCACTTCGACTTCCGGAATAACTCCGCGGAGGTCCGCCGCTCCCGCAAGCTCGTCATCTCGTTCATCGCGACTGTGGCCAACTACGAGTACGGCTTCTACTGGCACCTGTACCTGGACGGCACCATTGAATTCCTGGTGAAGGCCACCGGCATTCTTTCAACTGCGGGCCAGAAGGCAGGGGAAAAGAACAAGTACGGCCAGACGCTGAACAATGACGGCCTCTACGCCCCGATCCACCAGCACATCTTCAACGTTCGCATGGACTTTGAACTCGACGGTCCGCAAAATGCGGTCTACGAAGTGGACACCGAAATCCCAGCGGACAACCCCACCCTCAGCGGCTTCTACACCGTGGACCGACTTCTGGGCACAGAACAGGAAGCCATCCGCAAGGCCGATAGTTCCAAGCACCGCTTCTGGAAGATCGTCAATCACGACAGCCGGAACCTCGTCGATGAACCCGTCGCCTACCGGCTCATGCCCACCGACGCTATCACCCTGGCCGCACACAATGACTCCTTCGTAAGCCAGCGCGCCCAGTTCGCACGCAACAACCTCTGGGTCACCGCATACGACCGAACAGAACGTTTTCCGGCAGGCGAATACCCCAACCAGAGTATCGGTGGGGACGGCCTGCCAGCCTGGACAGCGGCCAACCGCGATATCACTGATCAGGACCTGGTGGTCTGGTACACCTTCGGCATGCATCACGTGGTCCGTCTTGAGGACTGGCCCGTCATGCCGCGCCAGCACGTCGGGTTCATACTCCAGCCCCACGGGTTCTTCGATCAGAACCCGACCCTGGACCTGCCACGCCCCGCCGCGCCAGCGAACAATTCCCCGCATTGCTGCTCCACGGACTGA
- a CDS encoding ISAau1, transposase orfB (identified by match to protein family HMM PF00665): MAMEKFGASERFACKVLGQNRSALRKKKPEMSFEETRLRADLRAVAQKHPAWGWKKARWHLRAQPQWQDVALNKKRVRRLWRDEGLVCKPKPKKKRRTGPDAGEQKRLKAEYPMHVISFDFQSDVTSCGRHIRFFNVIDECTRTALAIVPRRSFKASDVVAVLENIIAETGIEPAYVRCDNGPEFTAAALIEWCSTAGVKTAFIDPGSPWQNGFIESFNAQFRREQLSGEIIDTMAEAKYLADEWKDIYNHERPHGSLDGMTPSNYWNQWTADHQSAIA; the protein is encoded by the coding sequence ATGGCGATGGAGAAGTTCGGGGCGTCGGAACGCTTTGCCTGCAAAGTGCTGGGGCAGAACCGCTCCGCCCTGCGCAAGAAGAAACCCGAAATGAGTTTCGAGGAAACACGGCTGCGCGCTGACCTGCGGGCAGTCGCGCAGAAACACCCGGCGTGGGGCTGGAAGAAGGCCCGCTGGCACCTGCGTGCCCAGCCGCAGTGGCAGGACGTGGCGCTGAACAAGAAGCGGGTACGCCGGCTCTGGCGCGACGAGGGACTGGTTTGTAAACCCAAGCCGAAGAAGAAGCGCCGGACCGGCCCGGACGCCGGGGAACAGAAGCGCCTGAAAGCCGAATACCCGATGCACGTGATCAGCTTCGACTTCCAGTCCGACGTCACCTCCTGCGGGCGCCACATCCGCTTCTTCAACGTCATCGACGAATGCACCCGCACGGCGCTGGCGATCGTGCCGCGGCGCTCGTTCAAGGCTTCCGACGTGGTCGCCGTGCTGGAGAACATCATCGCCGAAACCGGTATCGAACCGGCGTACGTGCGCTGCGACAACGGACCGGAATTCACCGCCGCCGCACTGATCGAATGGTGCAGCACAGCCGGTGTGAAGACCGCGTTCATCGACCCGGGATCGCCCTGGCAGAACGGGTTCATCGAATCATTCAACGCCCAATTCAGAAGGGAACAACTCTCCGGAGAAATCATCGACACCATGGCCGAAGCAAAGTACTTGGCCGACGAATGGAAAGACATCTACAATCATGAACGGCCCCACGGATCCCTGGATGGAATGACACCATCCAACTACTGGAATCAGTGGACCGCAGACCACCAATCAGCTATCGCATAG
- a CDS encoding ISAau1, transposase orfA (identified by match to protein family HMM PF01527): protein MDAGGNSLVMARRHTPEQVIAKVRQGQKMLNEGRPLIEVVKELQVTEATWYRWLNQYGSEKNAEATKRTKELEKENARLKRLLAEKELAIDILNEVAKGKF, encoded by the coding sequence ATGGACGCAGGAGGAAATTCACTAGTTATGGCACGTAGGCATACCCCCGAGCAGGTCATCGCGAAGGTCCGGCAGGGCCAGAAAATGCTCAATGAAGGACGGCCCCTCATCGAGGTCGTCAAGGAACTGCAGGTCACCGAGGCGACCTGGTACCGGTGGCTGAACCAGTACGGGTCCGAGAAGAACGCCGAGGCGACGAAACGGACCAAGGAGCTCGAGAAGGAGAACGCGAGGCTCAAGCGGCTGCTGGCCGAGAAAGAGCTAGCCATCGACATCCTGAACGAGGTGGCCAAGGGAAAATTCTGA
- a CDS encoding aldehyde dehydrogenase (identified by match to protein family HMM PF00171): protein MTVYAQPGTEGSKVTFKDRYENWIGGEWVAPVKGQYFENITPVTGKAFCEVARGTAEDIELALDAAHKVAPSWGKTSVAERAAILNKIADRIDENLEMLAVAESWDNGKPIRETLNADIPLAADHFRYFASAVRAQEGRLSQLDDDTTAYHYHEPLGVVGQIIPWNFPILMAVWKLAPALAAGNAVVLKPAEQTPSSILVLMELIGDLLPAGVLNVVNGFGVEAGKPLASSPRIRKIAFTGETTTGRLISQYASQNLIPVTLELGGKSPNIFFNDVAESDDAFYDKALEGFALFAFNQGEVCTAPSRALVQEDIYDSFITDALARTNAIIQGNPLDTDTQLGAQASNDQLEKILSYIDIGKQEGAKVLTGGARAELPGDLAGGYYVQPTVFEGHNKMRIFQEEIFGPVLAVTRFDDYDDAIEIANDTLYGLGAGVWSRNGNVAYRAGREIQAGRVWVNNYHAYPAGAAFGGYKSSGIGRENHAMMLDHYQQTKNLLVSYNENKLGFF, encoded by the coding sequence ATGACTGTTTACGCGCAACCCGGGACCGAAGGTTCAAAGGTCACTTTTAAGGACCGCTACGAGAACTGGATCGGGGGGGAATGGGTGGCCCCGGTGAAGGGCCAGTACTTTGAAAACATCACACCGGTAACGGGCAAAGCCTTTTGCGAAGTCGCCCGTGGCACGGCCGAAGACATTGAACTTGCACTGGACGCGGCCCACAAGGTGGCGCCGTCCTGGGGCAAGACGTCGGTGGCCGAGCGCGCCGCGATCCTGAACAAAATCGCTGACCGCATCGACGAAAACCTGGAAATGCTCGCAGTGGCTGAGTCCTGGGACAACGGCAAGCCCATCCGCGAGACCCTCAACGCCGACATCCCGCTCGCGGCCGACCACTTCCGCTACTTCGCCTCGGCCGTCCGCGCCCAGGAGGGCAGGCTGTCCCAGCTCGATGACGACACCACCGCCTACCACTACCACGAACCCCTCGGCGTCGTCGGCCAGATCATCCCCTGGAACTTCCCCATCCTCATGGCCGTCTGGAAGCTCGCTCCCGCACTCGCCGCCGGCAACGCCGTGGTCCTCAAGCCGGCAGAGCAGACGCCGTCGTCCATCCTGGTACTGATGGAACTCATCGGCGACCTACTCCCTGCCGGTGTCCTCAACGTAGTCAACGGCTTCGGCGTGGAGGCCGGCAAACCCTTGGCATCCAGCCCCCGGATCCGCAAGATCGCCTTCACCGGCGAAACCACTACCGGCCGCCTGATCAGCCAGTACGCCAGCCAGAACCTCATCCCGGTGACCCTGGAACTGGGCGGCAAGAGCCCGAACATCTTCTTCAACGACGTAGCCGAGTCCGACGACGCGTTCTACGACAAAGCCCTTGAGGGCTTCGCGCTGTTCGCCTTCAATCAGGGCGAAGTCTGCACAGCCCCGTCCCGCGCCCTGGTCCAGGAGGACATCTACGACTCCTTCATCACCGACGCTCTAGCCCGCACCAATGCGATCATTCAGGGCAACCCGCTGGACACCGACACCCAGCTCGGTGCCCAGGCCTCGAACGACCAGCTGGAAAAGATCCTGTCCTACATCGACATCGGAAAGCAGGAGGGCGCCAAGGTGCTCACCGGCGGTGCTCGCGCCGAGCTCCCGGGCGACCTGGCCGGCGGCTACTATGTCCAGCCCACGGTGTTCGAAGGCCACAACAAGATGCGGATCTTCCAGGAGGAAATCTTTGGCCCGGTGCTGGCAGTAACGCGCTTCGATGACTACGACGACGCCATTGAGATCGCCAACGACACCCTCTACGGCCTCGGCGCCGGCGTCTGGTCCCGCAACGGCAACGTTGCCTACCGGGCAGGCCGGGAAATCCAGGCCGGCCGCGTGTGGGTGAACAACTATCACGCCTACCCGGCCGGTGCCGCGTTCGGCGGGTACAAGTCCTCCGGCATTGGGCGTGAGAACCACGCGATGATGCTTGACCACTACCAGCAGACCAAGAACCTGCTGGTCAGCTACAACGAAAACAAGCTCGGCTTCTTCTAA
- a CDS encoding putative amino acid permease (identified by match to protein family HMM PF00324), which produces MPSRRRAGWPAFALRVRMPSTRRSRLVSSRSPVAGLSRRNLPFIPVFAQAVAAVAPAGAMSVIPALVFGATGSYLVLSFLLAMVVILLVSSCLRPMAQRMAAVSGLYSYTAKGLGPVAAITAGWSAIFGYGLVAMASLLAVGTYGANILENLGASAGSGTLVVCSTILAAGALAGFFMVRGIRISAKVTLVVECVSILLLAALLTAYFVLARPRVDFASVFSGSDDFHSLSLGVVVAVSAFVGFESSTTLGGEAQRPLINIPRTIRWTPVVTGALYLLAVTGQDIALRDAPASIAASTTPLSDMFHLKIAPFMAVMLDAGIAGSFFACTVASVNALARTLFCMGREGVAPKVIGRAHPAFKTPWTAIVTAIPVVAGVPIVMVLSGVSPEKGLIDLFTLGAYGYLGTYVLASASLPFFLRRIGESTWLSWGMGGLTVGAVVFVVWNAVAVSVQEGNFQAVIYGALITLSVLYAQFLLRHSPSRMDAVGIYDQTSDSDVHGSSPAGWIK; this is translated from the coding sequence ATGCCTTCCCGCCGCAGGGCCGGGTGGCCAGCCTTTGCGTTGAGAGTCAGAATGCCCTCTACTCGCCGAAGCCGATTGGTCTCCAGCCGTTCACCCGTCGCCGGGCTCAGTCGCCGGAACCTGCCCTTTATTCCTGTTTTTGCACAGGCGGTGGCGGCGGTTGCTCCAGCCGGCGCCATGTCGGTGATTCCAGCTCTGGTGTTTGGAGCGACGGGCTCCTATTTGGTTTTGTCCTTCTTATTAGCCATGGTTGTTATCCTGCTGGTCTCTTCCTGCCTGCGCCCGATGGCTCAAAGAATGGCAGCCGTCAGTGGCCTGTACAGCTACACGGCAAAGGGGCTCGGCCCGGTAGCGGCTATCACGGCAGGGTGGTCGGCGATATTTGGCTATGGCCTGGTGGCTATGGCGAGTCTCCTGGCAGTTGGGACATACGGGGCCAATATTTTAGAGAATCTGGGTGCTTCTGCCGGTAGCGGAACGCTGGTCGTGTGTTCAACCATTCTTGCTGCCGGTGCCCTGGCAGGCTTCTTCATGGTTCGCGGTATCCGTATTTCGGCAAAAGTGACCCTCGTAGTGGAATGCGTTTCGATCCTGCTTCTGGCGGCATTGCTAACGGCATACTTTGTACTGGCACGACCTCGCGTGGACTTTGCTTCGGTCTTTTCAGGAAGTGACGACTTTCATTCCCTGTCTCTGGGCGTCGTGGTGGCGGTAAGTGCTTTTGTCGGTTTCGAAAGCTCAACGACCTTAGGGGGTGAGGCGCAACGTCCGCTCATCAATATCCCGCGCACAATCCGATGGACCCCAGTAGTGACAGGCGCGCTCTACCTTCTTGCCGTAACAGGACAGGATATAGCCCTCAGGGACGCGCCCGCTTCAATTGCCGCAAGTACCACGCCCCTATCCGACATGTTCCATCTCAAAATTGCGCCATTTATGGCGGTCATGTTGGACGCTGGAATAGCCGGATCCTTTTTTGCGTGTACGGTTGCCTCCGTTAACGCGCTGGCAAGAACCCTTTTTTGTATGGGGCGGGAGGGAGTTGCGCCAAAGGTGATCGGGCGCGCTCATCCGGCCTTTAAGACCCCATGGACAGCCATCGTGACCGCCATACCTGTTGTTGCCGGGGTGCCTATCGTCATGGTCCTGTCCGGGGTGTCACCTGAAAAAGGACTAATCGATCTTTTTACCTTGGGCGCCTACGGCTACCTTGGCACCTACGTTCTAGCCAGCGCATCCCTGCCCTTTTTCCTAAGGCGCATCGGGGAAAGCACGTGGCTCTCGTGGGGAATGGGAGGCCTGACGGTTGGCGCCGTAGTTTTCGTAGTCTGGAACGCAGTCGCAGTCTCAGTTCAGGAAGGCAACTTCCAGGCGGTCATCTACGGAGCCCTTATTACGCTTAGCGTTCTATATGCACAGTTCCTCCTCCGGCACTCACCATCCCGCATGGATGCGGTGGGAATATACGATCAGACGAGTGACTCCGACGTCCACGGCTCGTCACCGGCCGGGTGGATCAAGTGA
- a CDS encoding transcriptional regulator, IclR family (identified by match to protein family HMM PF01614) encodes MNLGKSDRLQSSATVNSLRILETIARFGPSTTAKDIVDALSMPPATAYRLLNALVGDEYLVRSPDLRGFALGHSISGLIAAGAMPIVPTAARNLLEEFRGKTRFGVHLIAFQPASLKIVDSDPDHPLRSEAELMRYLHASAAGKLFLSQLEVLSTFLTDGRLKKLTAKTLTDVGPLKEELEQIRRRGYAMQVDELEEGMCCLAYPVALPGSPAGGSLCIAGASERLEAIKAQTASALQAANQLAPLLF; translated from the coding sequence GTGAACCTGGGAAAATCGGACCGCTTGCAATCCAGTGCAACGGTGAATTCGCTCCGAATTCTGGAAACCATTGCCCGCTTCGGTCCCAGCACGACCGCAAAAGACATCGTAGACGCATTATCAATGCCCCCCGCCACTGCCTATCGGTTGCTCAATGCACTGGTAGGAGATGAATATTTAGTACGCTCCCCTGACCTAAGAGGTTTCGCTTTGGGGCATTCGATTAGTGGATTAATTGCTGCTGGCGCCATGCCAATAGTTCCTACGGCCGCCCGCAATCTTTTGGAGGAATTCCGGGGCAAAACACGGTTTGGGGTACACCTCATAGCGTTTCAACCAGCATCTTTAAAAATTGTCGATTCCGATCCTGACCATCCCCTTCGTTCTGAGGCGGAGCTGATGCGATACTTGCACGCCTCCGCAGCAGGCAAACTGTTCCTTTCCCAGCTTGAAGTTCTCTCAACTTTTCTTACGGATGGGCGGCTCAAGAAACTGACCGCCAAAACGCTCACAGACGTTGGGCCGCTCAAAGAGGAGCTAGAGCAAATCAGGCGGAGAGGATATGCAATGCAGGTCGACGAACTGGAAGAGGGCATGTGCTGTCTTGCATATCCTGTTGCCCTTCCAGGCTCACCTGCGGGAGGTTCATTATGTATCGCAGGCGCATCGGAAAGACTTGAGGCAATTAAGGCGCAGACAGCATCAGCACTGCAAGCAGCCAACCAGCTCGCCCCTCTCCTATTCTGA
- a CDS encoding hypothetical protein (identified by Glimmer2; putative) — translation MERIPGFLFAEPMVLRKAIVLPTDDHPKVAAHENVAATRISEQFSSIFAESGFEAGFVPKTSTQSPPLTT, via the coding sequence ATGGAACGCATACCTGGCTTCTTATTCGCGGAACCTATGGTTCTCCGAAAGGCGATAGTTCTCCCAACGGATGACCACCCCAAAGTAGCTGCCCACGAGAACGTGGCAGCAACGCGCATCAGCGAGCAATTCTCCAGCATCTTCGCCGAAAGCGGCTTCGAGGCCGGTTTCGTGCCCAAAACGTCGACACAATCACCCCCGTTGACTACATGA
- a CDS encoding putative Isochorismatase family protein (identified by match to protein family HMM PF00857) encodes MAELRRALVIVDVQNDYFAAGGPLEIQYPDRNESLANITRAIDLAQQKGLPVAVVQHEYPAGAPVFAQGSEGWELHPEISSRREDSWKHIVKNYGSVFAGTDFEAWLRENGIDTITVIGYMTNNCDLATAAAAEPLGIAVELLSDASGAIHLANEAGTVSAQQLHETLLVLLHSNFAAVATTDKWVRAVEAGTAIPKNDLGTSAVQGRQAFQTVP; translated from the coding sequence ATGGCTGAATTGCGCCGCGCACTTGTCATTGTCGACGTGCAGAACGATTACTTTGCAGCAGGGGGGCCGCTGGAGATCCAGTACCCGGACCGCAACGAATCCCTGGCCAACATCACCCGGGCCATCGACCTGGCCCAGCAGAAGGGCCTGCCCGTTGCCGTGGTGCAGCACGAGTACCCGGCCGGGGCGCCTGTGTTCGCACAAGGGTCCGAAGGCTGGGAGCTGCACCCGGAGATTTCCTCCCGCCGCGAGGATTCCTGGAAGCATATTGTCAAAAACTATGGCAGTGTCTTCGCGGGCACCGACTTCGAAGCCTGGCTGCGGGAGAACGGGATCGATACCATCACGGTGATCGGTTACATGACGAACAACTGCGATCTCGCCACCGCCGCCGCGGCCGAACCACTGGGCATCGCTGTTGAGTTGTTGTCCGATGCCAGCGGTGCAATCCACCTGGCCAATGAAGCCGGAACTGTGAGTGCCCAGCAGTTGCATGAAACTCTGCTGGTGCTGCTGCATTCCAACTTCGCCGCTGTGGCCACCACGGACAAGTGGGTCAGGGCTGTCGAGGCCGGAACCGCCATACCCAAGAATGACCTGGGTACCTCGGCCGTCCAGGGGCGTCAGGCATTCCAGACTGTCCCCTGA